In Campylobacter sp. RM16187, the DNA window GTGGTTGAAATTCTTGATGAAGTAGAGAAAAACGCTAAAAAAGGCGCATATATCCAAAGATATAAAGGTCTTGGCGAGATGAATCCAGAGCAGCTTTGGGAGACTACGATGAACCCTGAAAATCGTCGTCTGCTTCAAATAAGTATAAACGATGCTATGAGTGCGAGCGATACCTTTAACCTCTTCATGGGCGATGAGGTAGAGCCAAGAAGAAACTACATACAAGAGCACGCAAAAGACGTCAAACACTTGGATGTGTGATGTTGGATTCTGAAATAAAAGAAAGATCAAGAAGATTTATATCTGCTCTTGAAATATCTATTCCGTTTTTTGCAGTTATACTATTTTTTGCATACGTCTTTATAAAAAGAGACGAAGTAAATTTAGAAAATGATGAAATAGTACTTTTAATAGTTTTAATAATATGTCAAGTATATTTTACTACTTATAAAATATATCAAAGTTTCAATAATACAGTATTAGACGGCACTACCGGCTCTTTTAATAGAAGTGAAGTTTTAAAAGTAATTTCAAAAAAAGCAGATCAGTTTAAAAATCGACAAGATGGCAATATAGTAATGCTAAAAATACTAAATTTAAACGATATAAATGAGCGTTATAGCTTTGATATTACAGATGTTTTACTTAGAAAACTTATTGAGAGGTTAGATTTTTTTCTAAATAAAGAAGTATCAAAAAAAACTTTAATAGGCAGATATACTAACGATTGCTTTTTAATGTTTTGTGAGGGTAAAAGCTCTCAGTTAATACATTTTTTAAATATTTTTGAAAAAAGTGTTTTATCTCATGGAATAGATGATATAGAGCTTAAGATTAAATTCGAGTTAGTTAATATTAATTATTCTAAAAATATTGAAAATTCAATATCTGTTTTAATAGAGAGATTAAGCTTAGAAGAAAATGCAAAATTTGCAATTACAGATGAATTTGAACAATCTGTTTGTAAATCTATAAAAGATAAACAATTTTCGTTTCAATCTCAGCTAGTAAGTAGTCTAAAAGATGAAGAAAATTTAAAAAATATTCTTATCAAAATTGATACTAAAGAATTCGGACTTATATCAAAACAAAAAGCCCAAAATATAGCAAATAAAAATGGATATGAGATATTATTTGATATAAATGCCATTAAGAAATTTTCTGAGTCAAAATTTAATGATGAAAGTTCTTATATTATTGAAGTTTCATCAGTCTCGATTAGAAATTTACAATTTATAAATTTTATAAAAGAATTCGTAGAGTCTGGTCAAATTAATCCAAATAAAGTTATTTTAGAATTTAGTGAAAAGATCGTTTATAATGAGATAAATAGATTTAAAGAAATTCTAAATCAATATAAAAATTTAGGTTTTAGATTTGCGTTTAATAAATTTGGTGGAAATAACGCAGGATTTGAGTATTTTAAACACCTGCCTATAGATTTTTTTATCTATGATATTGAGTTTAATAAAAATTTAAATGATGAAAGATTTGAGAGTTTATTTGCTAATCTTAATAAAACTGCTAAAAAAATAGGAGTAAAAACAGCTGTTAGATTTGTAGATAAGGCTGATTTTTTTGAAATCGTAAGAAGTGGCGGAATCGACTATGCACAAGGGTTTTATATAGAAAAACCAAAAGAAATTTAAGGAAAAATATGCAAGAAATTAATGAAAATGATTTAGGACAAGAGTTAAAATACGGTGAGAAAATTTTAAAAGAGTTTGATGTCGAGCGCGACCTTGAAATTTGGGAAAACAAGCAAAGCAGAGATTATAAGATCAAGATCACTTTGCCTGAGTTTTGCTGCCTTTGTCCACGTTCCGGTTATCCTGATTTTGCGACGATTTATCTTGAGTATGTGCCGAACAAATTTGTAGTAGAGCTAAAGGCGATTAAGCTTTATATAAATAGTTTTATGAACAAAAATATAAGCCACGAAGATAGCATAAACGAAATTTACTCTGTTCTTGAAAGAAAGCTTGAGCCAAAATGGATGAAGATCGTGGGCGACTTTAACCCGCGCGGCAACGTTCATACGGTTATTGAGATAAGCTCTGATGAGATCATTAAAAAACCGGAAATCAAAGAACCTGCAAGCACTCTCATAACTCCAAGCTATGAAAAACGCGAAAGAAGCGGTGATAGAAGCGATAGAAAACCTGCTGCGCGGACAAATTCAAGAGGTTGCTCAAGAACAAAAGAATTTGATAAAAAACCAAGCAGAGAAAGATCAGGATCTGCTAAAAAACCTGCTAAAGAAGGGTTTAAAAAGCCTGAATTTTTAGGCGAAAAACGTGCAAGAGTAGTTAAAAAAGATAAATGATGATAAATGCAAATTTGATCGAACATATCTTCAAAGCCGCGTCCATATCGCGCTGGAACGACTATCCGAAGATGACAAATTTAGTCGAGCTTGACAAACAGGCGCATAAATTTGTCATTGCTTATTTTATAGCTAAACTTGAAAAAGATATCGATATGAACTACATCATCGAGGCGGGAATTTTTGAGTTTTTCGCACGCGTGGTGGTTACCGATATCCGTCCGGATGTATTTCATCAGATGCAAAAGCAAAAGAGCGAGCAGATAAACGGCTGGGTGCTAAGCATACTTGAAAATTTGATCCGCGATATCGACGGGGGCAAATTTTTAGAGCGGCTTAGAAACTACTTGCTCAAAAAAGATAAAAAGCACGCTAAAGAACGGCTTATCCTAAAGGCGGCAAGCTATCTTGCGACTCGCTGGGAGTTTTCTATCGTCTATCAGACAAGCCAGTTTTTAAGCGATATCGACGAGCTTAAGAGTAAGGTTGAAGAGGAGCTTGAGGATTATTACGAGCTAATCGGCGTGCGAAAAATCGTGATGAATCAAAAGCTAGCAAAGCTTGTGGATCTAAGCGGACGACTTCGCTTTCAAAAGCGCTGGGCTCAAACTCCGCGCATCCCTGAAACTGCGGTACTTGGACATATGCTTGTGGTTGCGATTTTAAGTTATTTTTACTCGCTTGAGGTTAAAGCTTGTGCAAAAAGACTCGAAAACAACTTCTTTTGCGCACTCTTTCACGACCTTCCTGAAAGCCTTACACGCGACATAATAAGCCCGGTTAAATACGGTGTCGAAGGGTTAAATGAGATCATAACCGAATACGAAATGAGACTCATTGATGAGCGAATTTTGCCGTTTGTG includes these proteins:
- the queF gene encoding preQ(1) synthase, which codes for MQEINENDLGQELKYGEKILKEFDVERDLEIWENKQSRDYKIKITLPEFCCLCPRSGYPDFATIYLEYVPNKFVVELKAIKLYINSFMNKNISHEDSINEIYSVLERKLEPKWMKIVGDFNPRGNVHTVIEISSDEIIKKPEIKEPASTLITPSYEKRERSGDRSDRKPAARTNSRGCSRTKEFDKKPSRERSGSAKKPAKEGFKKPEFLGEKRARVVKKDK
- a CDS encoding GGDEF domain-containing protein is translated as MLDSEIKERSRRFISALEISIPFFAVILFFAYVFIKRDEVNLENDEIVLLIVLIICQVYFTTYKIYQSFNNTVLDGTTGSFNRSEVLKVISKKADQFKNRQDGNIVMLKILNLNDINERYSFDITDVLLRKLIERLDFFLNKEVSKKTLIGRYTNDCFLMFCEGKSSQLIHFLNIFEKSVLSHGIDDIELKIKFELVNINYSKNIENSISVLIERLSLEENAKFAITDEFEQSVCKSIKDKQFSFQSQLVSSLKDEENLKNILIKIDTKEFGLISKQKAQNIANKNGYEILFDINAIKKFSESKFNDESSYIIEVSSVSIRNLQFINFIKEFVESGQINPNKVILEFSEKIVYNEINRFKEILNQYKNLGFRFAFNKFGGNNAGFEYFKHLPIDFFIYDIEFNKNLNDERFESLFANLNKTAKKIGVKTAVRFVDKADFFEIVRSGGIDYAQGFYIEKPKEI
- a CDS encoding HD domain-containing protein — protein: MINANLIEHIFKAASISRWNDYPKMTNLVELDKQAHKFVIAYFIAKLEKDIDMNYIIEAGIFEFFARVVVTDIRPDVFHQMQKQKSEQINGWVLSILENLIRDIDGGKFLERLRNYLLKKDKKHAKERLILKAASYLATRWEFSIVYQTSQFLSDIDELKSKVEEELEDYYELIGVRKIVMNQKLAKLVDLSGRLRFQKRWAQTPRIPETAVLGHMLVVAILSYFYSLEVKACAKRLENNFFCALFHDLPESLTRDIISPVKYGVEGLNEIITEYEMRLIDERILPFVPDSFRDEFSYILGIREQGGKFIKNEFENRICEKKPAYHEGTMENVNEDKFNAIDGKALKYCDKLAAFIEAGISISYGVKSKELIDGFNNMDSFFSNKPSVDGVNFAKICEEFKEHFSLLQVKI